The genomic stretch TGGAGTGTTTAGCAGGATAGCTTTAATTTTTGCCAAAAAAAAGATCCAGCGGAAGCCGCTGGACCGAATTGTCTATTCTGTTAAAAAGACAAAGTAGAGAACGAAAATCACAAAGAACAAATACATAATCGGATGAACTTCTCTTGATTTCCCTTTCACAAGCATGGTGATTGGGTAGAAAATGAATCCTGCTGCGATTCCTGTTGCGATACTGGACGATAGCGGCATTGAAATCATTGTCAGGAATGATGGCACTGCAATTTCAAAGCGGCCCCATTCGATTTTGCCAAGAGAAGAAACCATCAGTACACCAACGATGATCAACGCTGGTGCAGTTACCGCCGAAGTAACAACCGATAAAAGCGGGAAAAAGAATAGCGATAACAGGAAGAATCCCGCTGTTACTAAAGAGGCAAATCCACTTCGTGCTCCTGATGCTACTCCGGCAGACGATTCAATATACGATGTTGTTGTCGATGTACCGAAGATTGAACCGACAAGAGATGCAATAGAGTCAGCGAAAAGTGCACGCCCTGCACGCGGTAATTTATTATCCCTCATAAGCCCAGCCTGGTTTGCTACTGCAACTAGTGTTCCAGCGTTATCAAAGAAATCTACGAACAGGAAGGTCAAAATGATTCCCATCATTGTCGCCGTGTAGAAAGATGGGTCGCCGAATGCAGTGAAAACTGCTCCGAATGTAGGAGCTACGCTCGGTACTGCGCCGACTACTTGTTTAGGTGTATCAATAAGGTTAAAAATCATTCCGACAATAACAGTGATGATGATTCCGAAAAATACTGCACCGTGAATGCCTCTTGTCAGCATGATGACGGTGATCAACAATCCGAATAGAGCAAGCAATGTATTGCCATTTGTCAGGTCACCCAGTCCAACAAGTGTAGCTGGATTATCGACGATGATTCCTGCATTTTTTAATCCAATGAACGTGATGAACAATCCGATACCCGCTCCTACTGCGTGTTTAAGTTCAACCGGGATAGCATTAATCAGTTTTTCACGCCAGCCTGTAATGGTAAGCAATAGGAAGAAAACACTAGAAATGAATACTGCTGCAAGTCCATGCTGCCATGGAGCACCATGACTTAAAACGACGGTATAGGCAAAGAATGCATTCAAACCCATCCCTGGTGCCAGGGCGATTGGGTATTTACCGATCAAGCCCATGATGATCGATCCGACTGCTGCCGCTAGCGCTGTTGCGACGAAAACCGCACCATAATCCAATCTTAAAGCATCTGGCAGGTCCTTAATGTCCGCCAATGTCAATGTGATTGGGTTAACAATCAGAATATAAGCCATCGCAAGGAATGTGGTCATCCCGCCGATGAATTCGCGGCGATAGTTTGTGCCAAGCTTTTCAAACTCAAAATATTTCTTCATTTTTCTTTCCCCCTGAATGGAATTCAGGAAATAAGGCCAAAAAGAAAACGCCACGGGATACCGGGGCGCTGACTGCAGGCAATTCCGGCGCAATAAAATAATAGATTGCAAGCCAGAATTATATACCTCGTAGTCAAGCCATTTACGGTAGCTCGGTAGAAACTTTTGGGCCATATCCCCAAGATTATACGACGAATTATGACAAATTATTAAGTTCAGTTACATTCTAACAGGACTTTTGCCCTGAGTCAATAAAAAAAACGAACATTTTAATGTCCGTTTTTAGATATCGTTCGTCTTTTATTCCCATTCAATTGTTGCAGGCGGTTTGCTCGTAATGTCATAGACCACCCGGTTCACGTGGTCCACTTCGTTA from Mesobacillus jeotgali encodes the following:
- a CDS encoding NCS2 family permease, translating into MKKYFEFEKLGTNYRREFIGGMTTFLAMAYILIVNPITLTLADIKDLPDALRLDYGAVFVATALAAAVGSIIMGLIGKYPIALAPGMGLNAFFAYTVVLSHGAPWQHGLAAVFISSVFFLLLTITGWREKLINAIPVELKHAVGAGIGLFITFIGLKNAGIIVDNPATLVGLGDLTNGNTLLALFGLLITVIMLTRGIHGAVFFGIIITVIVGMIFNLIDTPKQVVGAVPSVAPTFGAVFTAFGDPSFYTATMMGIILTFLFVDFFDNAGTLVAVANQAGLMRDNKLPRAGRALFADSIASLVGSIFGTSTTTSYIESSAGVASGARSGFASLVTAGFFLLSLFFFPLLSVVTSAVTAPALIIVGVLMVSSLGKIEWGRFEIAVPSFLTMISMPLSSSIATGIAAGFIFYPITMLVKGKSREVHPIMYLFFVIFVLYFVFLTE